A genomic window from Corvus hawaiiensis isolate bCorHaw1 chromosome 29, bCorHaw1.pri.cur, whole genome shotgun sequence includes:
- the LOC125318319 gene encoding beta-keratin-related protein-like, producing the protein MSPFHECCLPAGLACPEPFAVTCNDTCVIKYPDTIVDIVEPDLPPYSVIYPGPTLTTFPQQTIVGSTALLDLRKFLGPRGSHGFRGQPKPCLDICG; encoded by the exons atGTCTCCCTTCCATGAGTGCTGCCTCCCCGCAGGCCTGGCATGCCCCGAGCCCTTCGCCGTGACCTGCAACGACACCTGCGTGATCAAATACCCCGACACCATCGTGGACATCGTGGAGCCCGACCTGCCCCCCTACTCCGTGATTTACCCCGGCCCCACCCTCACCACCTTCCCCCAGCAGACCATCGTGGGATCCACGGCTCTGCTGGACCTCAGGAAGTTCCTGGGCCCCAGGGGATCCCATGGGTTTAGGG GCCAACCTAAACCCTGCCTGGATATCTGTGGATAG
- the LOC125318267 gene encoding feather keratin 1, which yields MSCYDLCRPCGPTPLANSCNEPCVRQCQDSRVVIQPSPVVVTLPGPILSSFPQNTAVGSSTSAAVGSILSEEGVPINSGGFGLSGLSGLGGRYCGRRCLPC from the coding sequence atgTCCTGCTACGACCTGTGCCGGCCCTGCGGCcccaccccgctggccaacagctgcaacgagCCCTGCGTCCGGCAGTGCCAGGACTCCCGTGTGGTCATCCAGCCCTCGCCCGTGGTGGTCACTCTGCCcgggcccatcctcagctccttcccccagaacacTGCCgtgggatcctccacctccgctgctgtgggcagcatcCTGAGCGAGGAGGGAGTGCCCATCAACTCAGGGGGCTTTGggctctctgggctctctggcCTTGGTGGCCGCTACTGTGGCCGGAGGTGCCTGCCCTGCTAG
- the LOC125318264 gene encoding feather keratin 1-like, with the protein MFCMQDELGKHIPCAEGAGGPGAVWDSIKGRASAGALIHFSCLLLLGETGSPPATAMSCYDLCRPCGPTPLANSCNEPCVRQCQDSRVVIQPSPVVVTLPGPILSSFPQNTAVGSSTSAAVGSILSEEGVPINSGGVGLSGLSGLGGRYCGRRCLPC; encoded by the exons ATGTTTTGCATGCAAGATGAGCTTGGTAAACACATTCCATGTGCAGAGGGTGCCGGTGGGCCCGGGGCTGTGTGGGACAGTATAAAAGGCAGAGCAAGTGCAGGAGCCCTCATCCacttctcctgccttctcctgctTGGTGAAACAG GCTctcctccagccacagccatgTCCTGCTACGACCTGTGCCGGCCCTGCGGCcccaccccgctggccaacagctgcaacgagCCCTGCGTCCGGCAGTGCCAGGACTCCCGTGTGGTCATCCAGCCCTCGCCCGTGGTGGTCACCCTGCCcgggcccatcctcagctccttcccccagaacaccgccgtgggatcctccacctccgctgctgtgggcagcatcCTGAGCGAGGAGGGAGTGCCCATCAACTCAGGGGGCGTTGggctctctgggctctctggcCTTGGTGGCCGCTACTGTGGCCGGAGGTGCCTGCCCTGCTAG
- the LOC125318317 gene encoding feather beta keratin-like: MSCYDLCRPCGPTPLANSCNEPCVRQCQDSRVIIEPSPVVVTLPGPILSSFPQNTAVGSSTSAAVGSILRESGVPINSGGFGLSGLSGLGGRYCGRRCLPC, encoded by the coding sequence atgTCCTGCTACGACCTGTGCCGGCCCTGCGGCcccaccccgctggccaacagctgcaacgagCCCTGCGTCCGGCAGTGCCAGGACTCCCGGGTCATCATCGAGCCGTCCCCCGTGGTGGTCACCCTGCCcgggcccatcctcagctccttcccccagaacaccgccgtgggatcctccacctccgctgctgtgggcagcatcCTGAGAGAGTCCGGTGTCCCCATTAACTCAGGGGGCTTTGggctctctgggctctctggcCTTGGTGGCCGCTACTGTGGCCGGAGGTGCCTGCCCTGCTAG
- the LOC125318278 gene encoding claw keratin-like: protein MSCSSLCVPSCGVATPAPLADTCNEPCVRQCPDSTVVIQPPASVVTFPGPILSSFPQHSSVGSAGAPFVGGGSGGSFGGRGGYGGYGGYGGFGGFGGFGGYGGYGACGGWGRGSRSLGGGCGPC from the coding sequence atgtcctgctccagcctgtgtGTCCCTTCCTGCGGGGTGGCCACCCCGGCCCCTCTGGCTGACACCTGCAACGAGCCCTGCGTGCGGCAGTGCCCTGACTCCACGGTGGTGATCCAGCCCCCGGCCTCAGTGGTCACCTTCCCcgggcccatcctcagctccttcccgcagcacagctctgtgggcTCGGCCGGAGCTCCCTTCGTTGGAGGCGGCTCTGGTGGCTCCTTTGGAGGCCGTGGCGGCTACGGGGGCTATGGGGGCTACGGGGGCTTTGGAGGCTTTGGAGGCTTTGGAGGCTATGGGGGTTATGGAGCCTGTGGTGGCTGGGGCCGTGGTTCCCGGTCCCTCGGGGGTGGCTGTGGGCCCTGCTAA
- the LOC125318270 gene encoding beta-keratin-related protein-like: MASTQLACATPCEAKCPQPLASSSNEPCVVACGDSRVIIYPPPVVVTFPGPILTTYPQQTVVGASEPAEVAVTEPPAVAPLPAEVAGRLEAAGDEVPAPVLARPEPRCAPKYSYTYSSQWTHPCNSYRSEKRWTY, translated from the coding sequence ATGGCTTCCACCCAGCTGgcctgtgccaccccctgcGAGGCcaagtgtccccagcccctggccagcagcagcaacgAGCCGTGCGTGGTGGCCTGTGGCGACTCGCGGGTCATCATTTACCCGCCGCCCGTCGTGGTCACCTTCCCGGGGCCCATCCTCACCACCTACCCCCAGCAAACCGTCGTGGGAGCCTCGGAGCCAGCGGAGGTGGCCGTGACTGAGCCCCCGGCCGTGGCCCCGCTGCCCGCGGAGGTCGCCGGCAGGTTGGAGGCAGCAGGGGACGAAGTGCCAGCCCCGGTGCTGGCCCGTCCCGAGCCGCGCTGCGCCCCCAAATATTCCTACACCTACTCTTCCCAATGGACTCATCCCTGCAATTCCTACCGCTCCGAGAAGCGCTGGACGTACTGA
- the LOC125318263 gene encoding feather keratin 1-like yields the protein MFCMQDELGKHIPCAKAVPGPRVEQDSIKGRASAGSLIHFSCLLLLGETGSPPATAMSCYDLCRPCGPTPLANSCNEPCVRQCQDSRVVIQPSPVVVTLPGPILSSFPQNTAVGSSTSAAVGSILSESGVPINSGGVGLSGLSGLGGRYCGRRCLPC from the exons ATGTTTTGCATGCAAGATGAGCTTGGTAAACACATTCCCTGTGCAAAGGCTGTCCCTGGGCCCAGGGTGGAGCAGGACAGTATAAAAGGCAGAGCAAGCGCAGGATCCCTCATCCacttctcctgccttctcctgctCGGTGAAACAG GCTctcctccagccacagccatgTCCTGCTACGACCTGTGCCGGCCCTGCGGCcccaccccgctggccaacagctgcaacgagCCCTGCGTCCGGCAGTGCCAGGACTCCCGTGTGGTCATCCAGCCCTCGCCCGTGGTGGTCACTCTGCCcgggcccatcctcagctccttcccccagaacaccgccgtgggatcctccacctccgctgctgtgggcagcatcCTGAGCGAGTCCGGTGTCCCCATTAACTCAGGGGGCGTTGggctctctgggctctctggcCTTGGTGGCCGCTACTGTGGCCGGAGGTGCCTGCCCTGCTAG